From a single Verrucomicrobiota bacterium genomic region:
- a CDS encoding dihydrodipicolinate synthase family protein, with protein TRSGDWDGARKLYRWFTPLLHLDVHVKFVQYIKLALQETGLGREWVRPPRLPLAGKERAQVLKIIRDSVACRPSLPRPAKRA; from the coding sequence ACGAGATCGGGCGATTGGGACGGGGCCCGCAAACTCTACCGATGGTTTACACCCCTCCTGCATCTGGATGTGCATGTCAAATTCGTCCAGTACATCAAGCTCGCCTTGCAGGAGACCGGCTTGGGCCGGGAATGGGTGCGCCCTCCCCGGCTGCCGCTGGCCGGCAAGGAACGGGCTCAGGTGTTGAAGATCATCCGGGATAGCGTGGCTTGCCGGCCCTCGCTCCCTCGCCCGGCCAAACGCGCCTAA